The Diorhabda sublineata isolate icDioSubl1.1 chromosome 6, icDioSubl1.1, whole genome shotgun sequence genome includes a window with the following:
- the LOC130445807 gene encoding uncharacterized protein LOC130445807, whose amino-acid sequence MGHMTLCDENSIGGISYFLPHHGVLNEQSQTTKLRVVFNGSASTDTGVSLNDIQHTGPVIQDDLLDILLRFRQFNVVVCADIEKMYRMVWVVSEQRCLQKILWRRKPDEDVQEYTLNTITYGTRSAAYLTIRCLKQLGLDNLEARPEASNVILHEFYVDDMLYGESSVTEMIDVCKQVKEILGGAGFNLRKWISNRPEVIAGIQGSSSPEENVIFGEKDSNKTLGLYWSFKKDVLIYYINFPTNVSKVNKRSILSDISKIFDPLGLLSPSIVLVKILLQKLCAVKKKDESLPSNLDFYWRKLRKKFFVLNECEIERQVICLDPVEIQIHGFCDASMEAYGACVYIRSVDKNGCVKISLNSGKSKVALLKSLTIPRLKLSGALVLVHLVERIKTCMSVKFDAIFLWCDSTVVLNWISTSPHLLQTFVSNRVAQIQEKTDVSDW is encoded by the coding sequence ATGGGTCATATGACACTTTGTGATGAGAATTCGATTGGTGGCATATCATATTTTCTTCCACACCATGGTGTATTAAACGAGCAAAGCCAAACAACTAAACTTAGAGTTGTCTTTAATGGGTCTGCTTCTACTGATACTGGTGTGTCACTGAATGATATCCAACATACTGGGCCGGTCATTCAGGATGACTTATTGGATATTCTGCTTAGGTTTAGGCAGTTTAACGTGGTTGTTTGTGCggacattgaaaaaatgtatcgtATGGTCTGGGTGGTTTCAGAACAGAGATGTCTTCAAAAAATCTTATGGAGAAGAAAACCTGATGAAGATGTTCAGGAGTATACTTTAAATACTATTACCTATGGTACCAGGTCAGCAGCTTACTTGACCATACGCTGTTTGAAGCAGTTAGGATTGGACAATCTTGAAGCACGTCCAGAGGCTTCTAATGTTATATTGCATGAATTTTACGTGGATGATATGCTCTATGGAGAGTCTTCTGTTACTGAAATGATTGATGTGTGTAAACAAGTTAAAGAAATTCTTGGAGGTGCTGGATTTAATTTAAGGAAGTGGATATCAAATCGGCCTGAGGTCATTGCTGGTATTCAAGGATCGTCTAGTCCAGaggaaaatgtaatttttggaGAAAAGGATTCCAATAAGACATTGGGTTTGTATTGGTCTTTTAAAAAGGATGtgttaatatattatataaattttcctaCCAATGTTTCTAAAGTAAACAAACGTAGCATCCTCtcagatatttcaaaaatctttgaTCCTCTTGGGTTATTAAGCCCTAGCATagttttggtaaaaattttgttgcaaAAACTATGTGCAGTTAAAAAAAAGGACGAATCTTTGCCTTCAAACTTAGATTTTTATTGGAGaaagttaagaaaaaaattctttgttttaaatgaatgCGAGATTGAACGACAAGTTATATGTTTGGATCCAGTGGAGATCCAAATACACGGATTTTGTGACGCCAGTATGGAAGCCTATGGTGCTTGCGTGTATATAAGGAGTGTCGATAAAAATGGTTGTGTCAAGATTTCATTAAATTCTGGGAAATCAAAAGTGGCACTACTTAAATCATTGACCATTCCTCGACTAAAGCTAAGCGGAGCTTTAGTGTTGGTACACCTTGTTGAAAGAATTAAAACTTGTATGTCTGTTAAGTTTGATGCTATTTTTCTATGGTGTGACTCGACAGTGGTTCTAAATTGGATTTCGACATCTCCGCATCTGTTGCAAACCTTTGTTTCTAATCGGGTTGCCCAGATCCAAGAAAAAACAGATGTAAGTGACTGGTGA
- the LOC130445808 gene encoding LOW QUALITY PROTEIN: putative nuclease HARBI1 (The sequence of the model RefSeq protein was modified relative to this genomic sequence to represent the inferred CDS: deleted 2 bases in 1 codon) — protein sequence MKIEDQIILDDDYDVMDIINDGFPRARPQRPNYFDSIDDLGFFRRRFRLTKPTAEALLGEIQHTMEFDNNLNNQVSPMNQLLTTLRFYASNGHQIGIGDLMGIHQTTACRIISRVSRTIAMLRPNYIQMPENHAQLLHTQQEFYHRARFPRVVGCIDCTHIKINSPGGEDPEIFRNRKGIFSINTQVVGNANLEITDIVARWPGSVHDATVFNNSSILARLENQEFGDGIILGDSGYALRPFLLTPLLNPVNQAEQRYNESLIPTRNCIERLFGCWKRRFPVLAYGMRCHTDNVMAIIVATAVLHNICRRMGEDLPPAPEDIDEVMLEYLIFVCLI from the exons atgaaaattgaagacCAAATTATACTTGATGATGATTATGATGTAATGGATATTATTAATGATGGCTTTCCGAGAGCCAGACCTCAGAGAcctaattattttgattcaatagATGATTTGGGTTTCTTTAGAAGA AGATTCCGTCTTACCAAACCCACTGCGGAAGCACTATTGGGAGAAATACAACACACAATGGAATTTGATAATAACTT AAATAATCAAGTATCCCCTATGAACCAACTACTAACTACTTTAAGGTTTTACGCCTCAAATGGGCATCAAATTGGTATTGGAGATCTTATGGGGATCCACCAAACCACAGCATGCAGAATCATATCAAGGGTCAGTAGAACCATTGCTATGTTGAGGCCCAACTATATTCAAATGCCAGAAAACCATGCTCAGCTTCTGCATACTCAACAAGAGTTTTATCACAGGGCAAGATTCCCCCGGGTGGTGGGGTGCATTGATTGCACacacattaaaataaattcaccAG gTGGTGAAGATCCTGAAATTTTTCGTAACAGAAAAGggatattttctataaatacgCAAGTTGTGGGAAATGCAAATTTGGAAATAACGGATATTGTTGCTAGGTGGCCAGGTTCTGTTCATGATGCTACAGTATTTAATAATTCATCAATACTTGCCCGACTAGAAAACCAGGAATTTGGGGATGGCATTATTTTGG gagATAGTGGCTATGCTCTAAGGCCCTTTTTATTAACACCCTTACTAAATCCTGTAAACCAAGCAGAGCAAAGGTATAATGAATCTCTTATACCTACCAGGAACTGCATTGAACGACTTTTTGGTTGCTGGAAAAGACGCTTTCCAGTTCTTGCATATGGTATGAGATGCCACACTGACAATGTAATGGCCATTATAGTAGCAACAGCAGTGCTGCACAACATATGTAGAAGAATGGGTGAAGATTTGCCACCTGCTCCTGAAGACATTGATGAAGTCATGttggaatatttaatttttgtttgtttgatataa